TTCCCGAGTGAGGCCCTGACCACGGGGACGCTCGCGAGGGGTGCCAGCAGTTCTTGGCGCAGGGCGAGGTCCATAGTAGTCCACCAGAGGTGTCCGGCATTGGCCAGACCACCGGAAATGACCACCACGCCGGGGTCAAGGATGTTGATCAACCCGCCCACTGCCTGCCCTGCGGCCTTGGCGCCCACACCTATGGCCGCCAACGCCGCGGCGTCGCCGCCTCCTCGGGCCAGCTCAAAGACTTCCCTGGTGTCCGGCACCGACGGGGAGCCGCCAAAGCGGAGGTAGGATTCGTGGATGGCGGGTCCGGAGGCGATGGCCTCCACGTGACCGGCGTGACCGCACGAGCAGGGGAGGGCGGCGCCGTCGTGGTAAGCGTAGGGGGAGGCGAAGTGGCCCACGTGGCCGCCAACAAAGTGGTGGCCCAGCAGCGGCTGCCCGTCAACCACAAAACTGCCGCCAACCCCGGTGCCGAAGGCGACCATGAGCGAGGTTGCGGTTCCTGCCCCGGCACCCAGCCAGGCCTCGCCGAG
This region of Arthrobacter alpinus genomic DNA includes:
- a CDS encoding ROK family protein, giving the protein MRYVVGVDLGGTKTAAGVVAEDGSVLVQGEIPTKNRDGGAAILDATAVLVHFLIERAAEQGAVVDAVGVGSAGVINAAEGTVISATDAILGWTGTHLAAGLTQRLGLPCAVVNDVHAHALGEAWLGAGAGTATSLMVAFGTGVGGSFVVDGQPLLGHHFVGGHVGHFASPYAYHDGAALPCSCGHAGHVEAIASGPAIHESYLRFGGSPSVPDTREVFELARGGGDAAALAAIGVGAKAAGQAVGGLINILDPGVVVISGGLANAGHLWWTTMDLALRQELLAPLASVPVVRASLGNTAALVGAASLVLA